The following are from one region of the Nicotiana tomentosiformis chromosome 7, ASM39032v3, whole genome shotgun sequence genome:
- the LOC104101031 gene encoding protein BIG GRAIN 1-like A: MSSWEKPIIRKERLQQRRKTPSFSSSLLEAIYQSIDESKEEEEKRQEENHVPNKRNNTVESEQEITSLRRAILIEKWMESYKYTQSSGHFSSDSSSSTDSSMFSSSETESASRSTSKSALFQTLPKPTRQVREILVRSEKVVTLSAETTPKCEGGRFMRTKTRALKIYGDLKKVKQPISPGGKIANFLNSIFNSRNMKKNHHHHHHHNQQGMEDWSSVRKSRSVNDLSSTVTCSLASSSSCLNKSSPSSTRGKSKRSVRFCPVSVIVDEDCQPCGHKSIYKNEEPRNWHVPKVGSFRNFEGKHINKNQYRGFYESEEEEDDDGRSCASSDLFELENIGMISHVHATRNELPVYGTTSLKMNQAIARGLVM; encoded by the coding sequence ATGTCTTCTTGGGAAAAACCTATAATAAGAAAGGAAAGGCTTCAGCAAAGGCGAAAAACGCCATCGTTTTCTTCCTCTTTGCTCGAAGCCATTTACCAATCCATTGATgaatccaaagaagaagaagaaaaacgtCAAGAAGAAAACCATGTTCCGAATAAAAGGAACAATACTGTGGAATCTGAACAAGAAATTACTAGTCTTCGACGAGCAATCTTGATCGAGAAATGGATGGAAAGTTACAAGTATACTCAAAGCTCAGGACACTTTAGTTCCGATTCAAGTTCATCAACTGACTCAAGCATGTTTTCATCCTCAGAAACTGAGTCAGCTTCAAGATCTACCTCTAAGTCAGCACTTTTTCAGACATTGCCAAAACCAACAAGACAAGTTCGTGAAATACTTGTTCGATCAGAAAAGGTTGTTACATTGTCTGCAGAGACAACTCCAAAATGTGAAGGAGGAAGGTTTATGAGAACAAAAACAAGAGCCTTGAAAATTTATGGTGACTTGAAAAAGGTGAAACAACCTATTTCACCAGGTGGGAAAATAGCAAACTTCTTGAATTCGATATTCAATTCAAGAAATATGAAGAaaaaccaccaccaccaccaccaccacaaccAACAAGGTATGGAAGATTGGAGTTCGGTGAGGAAATCAAGATCTGTGAATGACTTAAGTAGTACTGTGACATGTTCATTGGCTTCAAGTTCTTCTTGCTTAAACAAAAGTAGCCCTTCTTCGACGAGAGGTAAATCGAAAAGATCAGTTAGATTTTGCCCTGTTAGTGTAATTGTTGATGAAGATTGTCAACCTTGTGGACACAAGAGTATATACAAGAATGAGGAACCAAGAAATTGGCATGTTCCTAAAGTAGGGAGCTTCAGAAACTTCGAGGGAAAACACATAAACAAGAATCAATACAGAGGATTTTACGAAAGTGAAgaggaagaagatgatgatggtAGGAGTTGTGCAAGTTCTGATTTGTTTGAACTTGAGAATATTGGCATGATTAGTCATGTTCATGCAACTAGAAATGAGTTGCCTGTGTATGGAACTACTAGTTTGAAAATGAATCAAGCAATTGCTAGGGGTTTAGTTATGTGA